A window of Peromyscus eremicus chromosome 7, PerEre_H2_v1, whole genome shotgun sequence contains these coding sequences:
- the Gpd1l gene encoding glycerol-3-phosphate dehydrogenase 1-like protein: protein MAAAPLKVCIVGSGNWGSAVAKIIGNNVKNLQKFASTVKMWVFEETVNGRKLTDIINNDHENVKYLPGHKLPENVVAVPNLSEAVQDADLLVFVIPHQFIHKICDEITGRVPKKALGITLIKGIDEGPEGLKLISDIIREKMGIDISVLMGANIASEVAAEKFCETTIGSKVMQNGLLFKELLQTPNFRITVVDDADTVELCGALKNIVAVGAGFCDGLRCGDNTKAAVIRLGLMEMIAFAKIFCKGQVSTATFLESCGVADLITTCYGGRNRKVAEAFARTGKTIEELEKEMLNGQKLQGPQTSAEVYRILKQKGLLDKFPLFTAVYQICYEGRPVTEMLSCLQSHPEHI, encoded by the exons GGGATCAGCTGTTGCAAAAATCATTGGAAATAATGTAAAGAACCTGCAGAAGTTCGCCTCCACAGTCAAGATGTGGGTCTTCGAAGAGACCGTTAACGGGAGGAAGCTGACAGACATCATCAACAATGACCACGAAAACGTGAAATATCTCCCCGGACACAAGCTGCCAGAAAATGTG GTTGCTGTCCCGAATCTCAGCGAGGCTGTGCAGGATGCAGACCTGCTGGTGTTCGTCATCCCCCACCAGTTCATTCACAAGATCTGCGATGAGATCACGGGCAGGGTGCCCAAGAAGGCCCTAGGCATCACGCTCATCAAG GGCATAGACGAGGGCCCTGAAGGGCTGAAGCTCATCTCCGACATCATCAGAGAGAAGATGGGCATTGACATCAGTGTGCTGATGGGGGCCAACATCGCCAGTGAGGTGGCTGCGGAGAAGTTCTGTGAGACCACCATTG GTAGCAAAGTGATGCAGAACGGCCTCCTGTTCAAAGAGCTGCTGCAGACACCCAACTTCCGAATCACTGTGGTAGATGATGCAGACACGGTGGAGCTTTGTGGTGCTCTAAAG AACATTGTTGCTGTGGGAGCTGGCTTCTGCGATGGCCTCCGCTGTGGGGACAACACCAAGGCAGCCGTCATCCGCCTGGGACTCATGGAAATGATCGCTTTCGCCAAGATCTTTTGTAAGGGGCAGGTGTCCACAGCCACCTTCCTGGAGAGCTGCGGGGTAGCTGACCTCATCACCACCTGCTATGGCGGGCGGAACCGCAAGGTGGCAGAGGCCTTTGCCAGGACCGGAAAG ACCATTGAAGAACTGGAGAAGGAGATGCTGAACGGGCAGAAGCTCCAGGGGCCTCAGACCTCTGCCGAGGTCTACCGCATCCTCAAGCAGAAGGGGCTGCTTGACAA GTTTCCCCTCTTCACAGCCGTGTATCAGATCTGCTATGAAGGCAGGCCTGTCACAGAGATGCTTTCCTGTCTGCAGAGCCACCCAGAGCACATCTGA